The following are from one region of the Hemitrygon akajei chromosome 6, sHemAka1.3, whole genome shotgun sequence genome:
- the LOC140729557 gene encoding uncharacterized protein isoform X3 has protein sequence MSGSCPNLGMSRSERPSYKHITMTSTPKLPVRSHRPLCLSVSSDGNGRYAALESHDFKSSLKSQMDKAYSTGASSSTGSLERASLFCASGSATSTSNLSGSNETLAKTKSSSRFSLFSPPWNSSSESDSNPPSRSGSKKLKNHSRKASSKTDSPKECKHGIPEQLQYSEPVIAKVTEYIYVGNLNAAYSGHILCKNNIDSIIDMSNLPGELNMCLIPCTCSKNVKHSWSRLKVNINDFSNEDVFPLKEHCFEDINGCISASAEKQKRVLVHCRDGYSLAPTCIIQYLMLKQNMHLMTAYEFVRSKYPLNIQECHQNLLVTLEKSLRPGKKDPECFKQALSRKIAWT, from the exons atGTCAG GTTCATGCCCAAACTTGGGAATGAGTAGAAGCGAGCGACCCAGCTACAAGCACATAACCATGACTTCGACCCCGAAGCTTCCTGTCCGATCGCACAGGCCTCTCTGTCTATCAGTTTCTTCAGATGGCAACGGGAGATATGCGGCCTTGGAATCCCATGATTTTAAAAGCAGCCTGAAATCTCAG ATGGACAAAGCCTACTCAACTGGAGCGTCAAGCAGCACGGGGTCTTTGGAGAGAGCTTCCCTCTTCTGTGCTTCTGGATCAGCCACATCTACGTCAAATTTATCAGGCTCCAACGAAACACTGGCCAAGACCAAGTCCTCCAGCAGGTTTTCTCTATTTTCGCCACCTTGGAACAGCAGCTCAGAATCGGACTCCAACCCACCCTCGAGGTCTGGCTCCAAAAAACTGAAGAACCACAGTCGCAAGGCCTCAAGCAAAACAGACAGTCCGAAGGAGTGCAAGCACGGCATCCCTGAGCAGCTGCAGTACTCGGAACCTGTCATTGCCAAGGTGACTGAATATATTTATGTGGGGAATCTGAATGCCGCCTACAGTGGACATATCCTGTGCAAGAACAACATTGACAGCATTATTGATATGAGCAACCTCCCTGGAGAGTTGAACATGTGTCTCATCCCGTGTACCTGCTCCAAGAACGTAAAGCACAGCTGGTCTCGTCTCAAGGTCAACATCAATGACTTTTCAAATGAAGATGTTTTCCCTTTGAAAGAACACTGCTTTGAAGACATCAATGGCTGTATCAGCGCATCAGCTGAGAAACAGAAACGAGTCCTAGTTCATTGCCGGGATGGATACTCCCTAGCACCTACGTGTATTATACAGTACCTCATGCTGAAGCAAAACATGCATCTTATGACAGCGTATGAATTTGTGAGATCCAAGTATCCACTGAATATCCAGGAATGCCATCAGAATCTTTTAGTAACACTTGAGAAGTCACTGAGGCCAGGGAAAAAGGACCCTGAGTGTTTTAAACAGGCACTGTCTCGAAAGATAGCTTGGACTTAA
- the LOC140729557 gene encoding uncharacterized protein isoform X2, whose product MEPVEKLHKDLLVFKLMDKKLNSKENGTTGSCPNLGMSRSERPSYKHITMTSTPKLPVRSHRPLCLSVSSDGNGRYAALESHDFKSSLKSQMDKAYSTGASSSTGSLERASLFCASGSATSTSNLSGSNETLAKTKSSSRFSLFSPPWNSSSESDSNPPSRSGSKKLKNHSRKASSKTDSPKECKHGIPEQLQYSEPVIAKVTEYIYVGNLNAAYSGHILCKNNIDSIIDMSNLPGELNMCLIPCTCSKNVKHSWSRLKVNINDFSNEDVFPLKEHCFEDINGCISASAEKQKRVLVHCRDGYSLAPTCIIQYLMLKQNMHLMTAYEFVRSKYPLNIQECHQNLLVTLEKSLRPGKKDPECFKQALSRKIAWT is encoded by the exons GTTCATGCCCAAACTTGGGAATGAGTAGAAGCGAGCGACCCAGCTACAAGCACATAACCATGACTTCGACCCCGAAGCTTCCTGTCCGATCGCACAGGCCTCTCTGTCTATCAGTTTCTTCAGATGGCAACGGGAGATATGCGGCCTTGGAATCCCATGATTTTAAAAGCAGCCTGAAATCTCAG ATGGACAAAGCCTACTCAACTGGAGCGTCAAGCAGCACGGGGTCTTTGGAGAGAGCTTCCCTCTTCTGTGCTTCTGGATCAGCCACATCTACGTCAAATTTATCAGGCTCCAACGAAACACTGGCCAAGACCAAGTCCTCCAGCAGGTTTTCTCTATTTTCGCCACCTTGGAACAGCAGCTCAGAATCGGACTCCAACCCACCCTCGAGGTCTGGCTCCAAAAAACTGAAGAACCACAGTCGCAAGGCCTCAAGCAAAACAGACAGTCCGAAGGAGTGCAAGCACGGCATCCCTGAGCAGCTGCAGTACTCGGAACCTGTCATTGCCAAGGTGACTGAATATATTTATGTGGGGAATCTGAATGCCGCCTACAGTGGACATATCCTGTGCAAGAACAACATTGACAGCATTATTGATATGAGCAACCTCCCTGGAGAGTTGAACATGTGTCTCATCCCGTGTACCTGCTCCAAGAACGTAAAGCACAGCTGGTCTCGTCTCAAGGTCAACATCAATGACTTTTCAAATGAAGATGTTTTCCCTTTGAAAGAACACTGCTTTGAAGACATCAATGGCTGTATCAGCGCATCAGCTGAGAAACAGAAACGAGTCCTAGTTCATTGCCGGGATGGATACTCCCTAGCACCTACGTGTATTATACAGTACCTCATGCTGAAGCAAAACATGCATCTTATGACAGCGTATGAATTTGTGAGATCCAAGTATCCACTGAATATCCAGGAATGCCATCAGAATCTTTTAGTAACACTTGAGAAGTCACTGAGGCCAGGGAAAAAGGACCCTGAGTGTTTTAAACAGGCACTGTCTCGAAAGATAGCTTGGACTTAA